The following DNA comes from Pseudomonadota bacterium.
GCGAATGCAACGCTCCCCGGGCGGGGCCGGAGCGACGCCCAATTCTTGAGCAGACGCCGGTTCCAGTGCTAAGTCTCGCCCCCCATGATCGAGTTCGCCGACACCGAACGCTGGCGCCGTCTTTACCCCGCTCTCGGACCCAAGAACGAGCGCGACCATCAGGTGCTGCAGGCGTTCATGGCCGAGTTCGGTCCCATGCAGGAGGACATGGAAATCCACGGCGTCGACTATGATCGCCGGGTGGTGCTGCTCCGGGTCGCCCGTCGGCGGCCGGATGGGCCGCCGGTCGAAATGTATACCTTCGCCGAATGCAATACCGACGGCTGGATCACGGCGAAGAAGCTCTGGCTCGAGCCCGAGGCGCGCCGGCGCGCCGATCTGAGCCGGGTCTTGATGGCGACCTGGCCGGCACCGCCGGAGACGACCATCTATTAACCATTGCGGGAATGCCGGGTCGAGCCGGGCGAGCAAGGACGGGGCTAACCAATGGCACGTGTGAAGAACCCGGCGGCAAAGGCGGTGCGCTCGGAGCAATTTCGGCCGCGCCGGGTGAAGGCCCGCAAAGGCATCAAGGCCTATCGCCGACGCTCCAAGCACCCCAGCGGGGTCAAAGCGGACGATCCTGACCCCGATTCGCGGTGAGTCGCTCCGCTGCCACAACTGCTTGATCGGGAAGAATTTCCCCCCGCCGCAACTTTCGGCTGGACGGGCCTTGCGGCAATCGCCATCATCGGCGTCCACGAAATGAGTGGCCGGCGGAGGCGCATGCGGCGCGTCCGATCGCCCATTCAAGCAAGCTGTGGTGTGCGCCGTTTTCCTCGGAAGGTTCCGAAAGCTGCAGCGCCGCTCGTCCTGCGTCCTCTCCATGGACGCCGCGGCGGCTCAGAGGCCTCTGATCCTTGCTTCCCGGTCAAGCGAGCGCGGGTACCCTTTTGGGAATCCGCCATCTCTGCCGAAAGCCCCTTCGCCACAGCATCACCAACCCGCGGGGGGCCCTGCCCCATGAGCGGCGGCCAGGCAAGGGACTAAGGCAATGCAAGTGAAGTTATTCGTCGGCAATCTCCCCTACTCGGTCAATTCCGAGGAGTTGAAGGAGATGTTCACACCATTCGGCAGCGTGGTGTCGGCGAAGGTCGTCAGCGACCGCGAGACCGGCCGCAGCCGCGGCTTCGGCTTCGTTGAGATGGACAGCGAGGATGCCTGCGAGCGGGCGATCCGCGAGCTCAACGGCACCGATGTGGGCGGACGGCCGATGACCGTGCGCGCCGCCGAGGATCGCGGCGACATGCGCGGACCGCGCCGCGGCGGTGGCGGTGGCGGTGGCGGCTTCGATCGCGGGCCTCGCGGCGGCGGGGGCGGCGGCGGCCGGTTCTAACCCGCTGGGCTGACGCCTCCATTCCGGCCGGCGGCGTTCGCCGCCGGGCCGAACGAGCTATGATCCGGCGCCGCGGAGCCTTGCTCCCGGCGCCGTTGCTTTTGCGGTGAAGCGAAAAAGCTAGAGCTTGCTGACGAAGCCGACCATATGGCCGGCGGCGAACAGCACGATGGCCCCCACCAGCAGCAAGACGCAGACCAGCATCACGACCTTGGTCAAGGACGAGCCTTGCTTGACCACCGGCTTTCGGGGGCCGCTCCCCTTGAAATCGACCTCGGCCTTCTTCTCCGGCTTC
Coding sequences within:
- a CDS encoding RNA-binding protein — its product is MQVKLFVGNLPYSVNSEELKEMFTPFGSVVSAKVVSDRETGRSRGFGFVEMDSEDACERAIRELNGTDVGGRPMTVRAAEDRGDMRGPRRGGGGGGGGFDRGPRGGGGGGGRF